A region from the Arachis ipaensis cultivar K30076 chromosome B01, Araip1.1, whole genome shotgun sequence genome encodes:
- the LOC110271358 gene encoding uncharacterized protein LOC110271358, whose product MREKVPSPNAPQSLEELRSSSSPRRGKRSCSRRTSHRRASWLPMKEPREPLPSQRRGTRERGAVSVVAVTAVDSQEIQGNPSSGLIFFWFSCKGNWCTSRSKGQTLKNCGLFKLDETNALQGKLDETNALLVKERENVEKVTIEATPVIQEKEIIVEDTAKIDALIVEVERLKGPRIWMVKNPKMHHFYFL is encoded by the exons ATGAGAGAGAAGGTGCCGTCACCAAACGCGCCGCAGTCGCTGGAGGAGCTTCGCTCTTCGTCGTCGCCGAGGAGGGGAAAGAGGAGCTGCTCCCGTCGCACCAGTCACCGTCGTGCTTCTTGGTTGCCGATGAAGGAGCCGCGAGAACCGTTGCCGTCGCAGAGGAGGGGGACACGCGAGAGGGGAGCCGTCAGTGTTGTCGCCGTAACAGCTGTTGA TTCTCAGGAAATCCAAGGAAATCCAAGTTCTGGGTTGATTTTTTTCTGGTTCA GCTGCAAGGGAAACTGGTGCACTTCAAGAAGCAAAGGACAAACTTTAAAAAACTGTGGACTTTTTAAACTTGATGAAACTAATGCTCTGCAGGGTAAACTTGATGAAACCAATGCTCTGCTTGTCAAGGAGCGAGAGAATGTAGAGAAGGTTACCATCGAAGCAACTCCAGTTATCCAAGAAAAGGAGATTATTGTTGAAGACACTGCAAAGATTGATGCACTAATAGTGGAAGTTGAGAGGCTAAAG GGACCCAGAATTTGGATGGTGAAGAATCCGAAGATGCATCACTTCTACTTTCTGTAG